The Oscillatoria acuminata PCC 6304 genomic interval CATGAATCGATTGCCCTAGGGAATCACCGCCCACAATTCCCCCAGCAGTATGCAAAATCACACTATGACAAACCCCTTCCCCTTCCGGATAAAAGGGTCGCTGAATCTTGAGAGGGGCCGTCGCCTTAGCCGATACCATTTGGGTGGCATTTCCCGATTGAGCGTAGACTAATTCTAAGCTGCCATGCCATCCCTGACCCGGTTGATTTTCCGTCTGACTATTACTCACAAATTCTCGGATTCAGGTTACATCAAATTCTAATATAGCGTGCCGTTTGACCCAAAATCCGGTTGTCATAGTCTGTAAAAGCCAGACTTTCGGATTAAACCGCCAGGAATCGTTGAATCACTTCATTGCTGAGTTCTTCCGTTGAACCCGAGGCCACAATTCCTCCTTTTTGCATGGCATAATACCAATCGGCTTCGCGGACAAAATGCAAATGCTGTTCTACTAACAGAACCGAAATGCCTTTGGATTGGATAATTCGACGCACTGCTGCTTCGATTTCTAAAATAATCGAAGGTTGGATGCCTTCCGTGGGTTCATCGAGGATGAGTAAGCGGGGATTTCCCATCAAGGCGCGGGCGATCGCCAGTTGTTGTTGTTGTCCGCCACTCAAATCTCCCCCCATCCGATGCAACATTTTGTTTAAAACCGGAAATAACTCGAAGATTTCATCAGAAATTTCCGGCGTTTTAGGGCGAGTGGGTCGCGCTTCTAAGCCCAAAATTAAGTTTTCTTTCACCGTCAACCGGGGAAT includes:
- the urtE gene encoding urea ABC transporter ATP-binding subunit UrtE, coding for MNSIDNLEKPYLTEPSPHRMLQVSGLNVYYGESHILRDVDLNVSPGQMVCLIGRNGVGKTTLLKTIMGLLQPRQGQIYLEGQPIIDKSSDRRAKMGIGYVPQGREIIPRLTVKENLILGLEARPTRPKTPEISDEIFELFPVLNKMLHRMGGDLSGGQQQQLAIARALMGNPRLLILDEPTEGIQPSIILEIEAAVRRIIQSKGISVLLVEQHLHFVREADWYYAMQKGGIVASGSTEELSNEVIQRFLAV